The sequence CTTTAAAAGAACCCAACTGATTGCTAGAACCAGTTGTCTGTGCACACAGTGAGatggccccattgacttacattgtccatcttggtcatgTGCACAGTCCTGGGAGAGAACGTGCATAGCAGGAACTTCTTCCAGGTTGTTCTATAATTTGGTTGTGCTCTGAACAGAACACAACCTTTGATATATCTGTACAACATGTTTTTTAAGTGCACatttaacaaaaaaacattaaatgggttatccaggcttataaaaacaAGGCTGCTTTCTTATAGAAACAGCAAGAGTGGTGCAATTGAGATTGCatttcaattccattgaagtgaatagagctgaattgtaataccaaacacaacctgaggacaggggtggcaccgtttatgcaaaaaaaattaaagctatGCTTTGTTCtaaatctggataacccctttaagcattgctTTTAAACAAAATGCATGCACTCAGGATTACAAGAACAGATTCACTGAAGCTGGTAACTCTTGATATTATATTTCACAGTTAATCAGAATATGCGGTTATAACATCTGACTGACCCATACCACAACAATTGTCTGGGCCCGGGATTAGCGGTGTCATGCGATTCCTATATGGAGTGGATCATTTGCTgagtcacacaatgtaaattgcaTGTGACTTGAGTCATACTTCAATAGGGATAATATAGAAGAACTATAACTGTTGTGTGACCATCACGTAAGACCCCTATGATGTATGTGCACACGTGATGTTTTTGtaaagaaaacaagaaaaatattgttttgcactttaaatagtaaagtgactttgtataatAACTTTCCAGAAGAGGGACGTGAACTTTTCAATGTGAGAACTGAGTCTTTAGTGTCAgggtggccatataccttcagTAGGGGATGGAGGACTATTCTTTCCATCCTAGCAGAGGCGTAACTTGAAGATGCTGGGGCACAGTTCTATGACAGAGACCCCAACTCTAATGCTTCCTTCACATACAGGAAAGAGGGCCCCCGCAGGCTCCTTGCACTGCATCCTACCCATTGGTGCAGTCTGGTGTGTATGTGTTCCCAATGGAGAATGGGTAAGAAGATGCTGCCAGACATCTCCAGTGATGGTTTATATTAcgtaagaacaaaaaaaaaaattgtgtttaaatTCAACATGTCCAGTCCTTCTCAAATTCCCCATACACTTTGCAGAACCCATTGACTTTCGTCAAGATTGTCTGATGctgtcagaggagagaaggatcgggcatgttggatATGACTTGACTCTTTTGTTCTCAGGCCAGGCATAGGGAACCTCCttccctccagttgttgcaaaaccacaattcccatcatgcttggacagccaaagctttaggaattgtagttttgcaacagctggagggctgaaggttccccatccctgtattagAGCTGTCAGACAATGGTTCCCTCCATTGAAAATGCATTAACGTTCGTGTGTATGGTGAGATCGGGAACTTAGTCGACCGGTCTTACCGGAATCGACAGCATCAGACGACTTTTTCCGTACCTTTCTATTTGGTGTAAAGTGTTCTGTAATCTGACCTTGAAGTAAGTGTAAGTTACAATTTAATCTCAACTTGTGTCTCTCCCAATAGATGAAGAAGACGATGTATACGAGCTAAACAGGAATGAAACAAGAAGCTGGCCTAGGGGCAATTCCAGCCACTCCCGGGTCATTCGTAGCTTAGGTAAGCAGGATACCCTGGGGTGAGCCATTTCACCGTGTCCCCGGGGCATCATTTAGGAGTGACATCATACATTCCGATTTTATGGATAGCCACTCGTTTCATAATCATACTGGAGCTATGTGTCGCTTCACGACTCCGATCCTCTACATGTTTTAGCAATGGCACATTACACCAAAATTTCACAACTCTGTACCAAACAACTTTATTGaccttgatgtgtttttttttattacagatatAGAACACGCTCAGCTTGCACAGTGCAAGACAAGAACAGAGGTCTTTGAAATCACCCGCAGTCTGGTGGATCCGACCAATGCTAACTTTGTGGTTCAGCCATCGTGTGTGGAGGTGCAGAGGTGCTCTGGTTGTTGCAACTCAAGGAACATGAAATGTGTGGCAATCCGCAAGCATATTCGCCATGTCCAGGTAACTTGATCACCTTTAACATCAAATGTGTTTCGATCCTCCCTGGTGTCGATCAGCAACCAATATGGAACTTATGCATGGTTGCTATTCTAAATCTAAAACTATTGCATATGTCATAATGATGAAAATTAAGCTCATGAAGAAATATGGATCACTTAAAAAGattcagtaggtttctgctgtcctatctcagtgtagcataaactagtgacagagaagctgaacagaatgatgtatcacttacattgttctgtgcagctgatccagagatatcctccggaatgacatggacaataagtagtcctctttattatgtgcatgagcccagtagtcctggatattcatgagaagcagaaaactccgtccaccagctgctgattggcagttatctatccatgctgtgtataggcagtcaactgttattcagcagctggagggcggagggaggggtgtggcaagaatcctattctcctgcatattaggagaatggctgaacaaaatgatgaaagcaatacactgatctgttctgcatttctgacactagtttatgcagccctcatttaaggcagtataaaactagtgacagattccctttaaagggtacctgtcatcatTTTCAGCCTTTAACATTGAGTCTTCATGCAAtacccaccagccttgattgagaGATGTATTCCTTTATGGGTAtaaggagagatctatcaatctagGTCGGAGGGCCAGGTAGAACAGGGACCATCTGGATGATTTGTGGTTTAGGCGACCTGAAGGGATAACATGTTTCCATTAGAGATGTTGTCCAGATTCGAAAAGTCATGTTCATAAATCCTATAAGGAACTTACAAAGGATGACTTTCTTTGTGTATTACATAGACcaaagatggggaacctttgaccctccatctgctgcaaaactacagttcacatcatgcctgggcagccaacgCTAAAGcgttggctgcccaggcatgatgggaaatgtagttttgcaactgctggagggctaaaggtttCCAATTCCTGACACAGACCATTGATTTGCATATATTTGTGCAATGTCTTATatatcctgtggtggcgctgcaggaaaaccAAACATTTTCTGCTGGGTTTCGACACAGATTATGATTCATTGCTGAAGGTTTCATTTTATATTGAACttactttaaagagactcttctaaaaagtaaagagtggagaacccctttaagtatggctTTAATTTAGCTATATTGACTTCTGAATTGGTAATGTGCACTCTAGTTCAACAGAAATTATAAGAAAATATATTAGGATTCATGACTCACCATTACAATACCTTCAAACTACTCTATAAATTCACTAAACGTATTCACAATCACCGTTGAAAAATAAATACTTACTTCCATTGCAACATCCCTCCTGCCCAATTTCCATAGAATCAAAGCTATGTTATATTTGACCGGCTGCCAGACTTCCTGCCAGCATGGTGCGCTAAGCCGGGCTGTTAAGTTGACGGACGTTTTCAATGTAATGTTTTTAAATGATTACAAATCATAATACAATAACAGAATCCACATCGGTGAGGCGAGCGCTGAATTATCCATGGTCACACTCTACTGGGTTGTATCAGACTATCTCACCCATTGTGCGGCTAATGTAACCCCACCGTCGGGGGTACTTTCCAGGAAATCGCCGTGCTTTGGAAAAGTTGAGTATTTTTTACGGAACATTCCGAGCTGGGTATTTGTCTGATGGAATATGTGTAGCCGGACAGTGGAAAGATCtactatatacacagtgtgatcATTCAGTGGAATGTCAGCCGCCGGTGTCATTGAGGTTTCTAACTAACACAGAGCGGATTATGGCACGTTGTGAAGAAGTTGTAAAAGGTTTAACATTTTATGGCTTGTTTGTTCCGATCCCTGAGCTTGTGTTAATGACTGCCCTGTTGATCCAGGTGAAGAAGATTGTGATTCATCGGACCATGAAAAATATTGTACATGTCCCAGTTGCATTAGAAGACCACGTGGAGTGCAAGTGTGAGCCTATCCATCCTGTAAGAAGTCACCACCCTGTCAGTGAACACAGGATGGCTGCAGGTAGTTATTCTATTCTTACGGGTTTTTGTAGTTTGTAGACAACTTCatcatcttttaaaggggttatccagtgaaaatctttttctttcaaatcaacaggtttcagaaagttacataggttTGTAATACAGTATACTTCTGTTTAAAACAAAATCTCTAGTTTTCCTATACTTATCCGCCACTgtacgtcctacaggaagtgttgtattcttttcagtctgacacagtgctctcagtgctgtcacctctgtccatgtcagggactgtccaaagcaggagaggttttctatggggatttgctactgctctggacagttcctgacagacagatggggcactgtgtcagactgaagagaatacacaacttcctgcaggacatacaagcatagaagtaaattacaaatctatataactttctgaaaccagttgatttgaaagaaaaagattttagctggataacccctttaatttttcctcCTTAATGGTATATTCTAAACaataatatatgtgtgtatatataataataatatatatgatatTTTAAAGAATATAATATATGTCAATGAACAAAGGATGGTTGCAGGTAATTATCCCATTCTTACGGGTTTTTATACTTCATTGATACCTTCATCAGGGAACTCAATGACTATTCTTCCTGTTTATAGCAGTAACTGCGACCACTCCGCCTCCGACCACTATAAACCGCAAAGAGGAGTCTCAACTACGACAGTTCAAACGAAAAAACAGGAAATATAAGCATCTACCCAGCAAGAAGGAGCAGAGACATCTACTGAACACGTAGTGACTGGGGAATGGCCCTTTGTATCTGTGACTGAGCAGGTGGGATTTGATTTGAGATTTACTACtaccctatttatttattttatttatttgtatagcgccaacagacaCATTAAATGAATCATAAATGTGTTGGCGGATAGCGGGATAGGGGTTTACCACAATCACCTGTAGGattaaacacttagggggagatttatcaaacatggtgtaaagtgaaagtggctcagttgcccctagcaaccaatcagattccacctttcattttccaaagagtctgtgaggaatgaaaggtggaatcttattggttgctaggggcaactgagccagtttcactttacaccatgtttgataactctcccccataatTCCTTCAATCCTTAGAACTTGTGATAAGAATGGAGGGTAACAATCAtttgaagggaaactatcagcaagtaagAAGTATCTATCTGAGATATAGGTTTATTATGGTGCAGTTTACATGATATTAGCATCTCTTATGCTattgaggcagtttggtgcactgggggagggactACGGCCCTCAGTGCACTATTCACTAAGGGGGCTGGGGGCGGAAAGGGCAGAGTGGTGCACCAAAGgtagtagtcccgcccccagtgcaccaacacaCCTCATTACTATAGGAGATAAGGTGCTAATATCAGCGCCATAAGAAATGTACCttaatcctcagcaccctgtgtgcaatagggaaatatcagcaggttagatatgttTCCCTTTAACTCTTCCTCCTCAATCAACAAATAGTTATAAGATTTTCTCGAAATATCGTACTATAATGTACGTAGCCTTTAAGACCGTCTAATCCTATTACTGCATGTAACGGCGGCTAATGCTACCTTAGGCTGCAGATGCTGAAGGATATAATAACGATCACTATTACTTGGAAGTTGCTGGTTTCCTGTGAAGTAACATGTTCCATCCTGTTACTTCACACATACAAAATTTCCAATTGTGAATATTCAGATTTTCGTCCACTATTTACTTCCAAGtcaacttacagtaagttcaggttcatgCAAACCCGTTCGCTCGGTCTCCACAGCTTGGTGAAGATTGATGCAACTCTAATGGCGAGTGATCAGGTTTGCGCAAACCCAAACCAAGAGCCCtataacacagagcgataatcggccggatcaggccgattcggccaattatcgctttgtATAATAGAGGTAATGATCAGCAGAtcgtgcatcactacgtgtaatagcaatgcgccaCCGACAGCTAACAATTGCCCAAAAACCTGACacattacctctccctgctcccagtcttctctcctgttctttgcCGCTTCGCGGTACGGGCAGCTGGACAGTCTgagcaggccactcagccaatcagaggctgagCGGCCAATCAGCTGACAGGAACAGGAAACTACAGGacacaggagagaagatcagGAGTGGGGAGAGATGTCATgtgtttaggcaagggctgcatggacattgctaactatgtccatgcaggccttactgcctgattatcagGCCGAGTCCAGTAAACGAACACAGATCTAgtagatctgcgctcgtttagtAAAATGATCGGACCATAGTCAgcatgtgtaataggacccttactgtaagttcgctcatctccaaaTATTCATTTGTTTaggtcttttaaccctttgtgcagTCAAAAATGGTCTaaatatttatgttttattttgctttgtttttctgTAGGATACACAAGATGAAATTTGGCCCCTATGGGGTCCGTGGACTTCTGACCGGACGCTTCATATGCCGGACTTTGTGCCGCTGGTGCTTTACAGAGACAAATAGGCCGTTTTCCATCTGTACCCACCGCTCCCACTGCTCTTTTCTCCTAACAACAGAGAGATATAGGAACGTGTTCCTTCCACAAGCAGAAACTTAAAAAGAACTTAAACCTCTGACTTTCAGGGCTGGTGGGCTAAAAAGGATGGGGAACACAAAGCCACTCTTGAACTCACTGGATGTATTTTGTCACCTTATTTAATGTACTTTATgtggtatttttatatatatatataaatatatacatatttttgtaaaaagtGTTTTCCTTTGCTCAGATTGCACGAGGCAGGACAGAGACTGAAAAATGGGAATGGGACTGAATTCTTAGTGACCTTCATCACAATAGCCCAGTATTTATGTATTTCTATTATGTTGCAACCACTGAGAAGGAAGAGGCTGCATGACGGAtagagcggggggaggggggggggtatttctgCTTTAAGCTAATGGAGTAAACCATGAACAGGCATccagcagggatggagaacctctggccttacagctgttgcaagactacagtttggccaattatcgctccatgtaatagaggcaaggatcagctgatcatttcttcagggccagacctaaaatcaccggTCGCTGACCACGCTTTGCTGCTGacagctgacgattgcccaaactgTTAATACTTTAATGGTCCTCACTCCCAGTCCTCCTGCTCTCTGAATGCTCCCCTGACACTGCATTCTTTAGCTTCAAAGCAGCCTGCctcagctgacagactgctcagccaatcactggttgggaCCACTGTcgtcagggattggctgaggggcctgtcagctcagacaggctgctctgaagctacagcgacggtgtcggacgcatacagagcgcaggaggagccctggagagtggataggtaatgtattaactgttttggCAAGGGCtccacggacatcgctaacgatgtctgtgcggcccttgctaaatgaataataggcccagtaaacgagcgtcaatCTAGCAGtctacagtattgatcgggccttattcggcccatgtaataagaccctaacagctggagggccgcaggttccccgtccctgagCTACAACATACAATGCACCAAGTTCTGTAATTGTAGGGTAACAGCCAGTAGAGAGCTGCAGGTTGTCTCCTCATTGGACAGTGTTTCTTTTCTCCATATATAATGGCAGTAAAATGTGGCTCCTTGATTGTATCCAGTATTTCCCTCCCATTACTCTGAATTCCTTTCTCTTTGCACACAGCTCTGCCTGTCaataaaaacggaaaaaaaaatatattgatctATTATGTAAAGTAATTTATATTCGATATTTAAATTGTACAAAGAAAACCCCAACCAAATTTCAATTTGTATTAAAAGGGATTACATTTGTATTAAAAAGACCAGAATGTTTTTGAATCGGCTggtttttgtttcattttttatacttattttttatattttgggaaataatataagacccATTAACCATGTTGAGAATTCATGCAGTGTTTAGCCAGACAATGGTTTAGTGGGCAGGTAAGGCAACGGTGTTCCACACATCTACACATtgttcaaatcaaccggtgtcagaaagttatgcagatttgtgaattacttttaTTGaataatctcaagccttccagtacttatcagctgctgtatgtcctgcaggaagtagtgtattctttccagtatgacacagtgctctctgctgccacctctgtccatgtcaggaactgtccagagcaggagcaaatccctatagaaagtcttttctgctctggacagttcctgacgtggacagaggtggtagcagagagcactgtgtcagactgaaaagaatataaaacttcctgcagggcatgaaACATGAAAAGGGATTATGAGTTCTCGAAGGGTTTAGGCTGCACAATAAATTAAGAAGCATTGAGTCCTGTAAGAGGTGATGAGTTCGATCCATGATATACATGGCATATGGACCGATACATCATGAATTTGTGAATGGAATCTTAGAACCACTCTTGTGTTCAGTTTGGTTGTCGGTTTTGcatttcagttccattgaagtgaatagagctgaattttaatactacaaataacctgaggacagaggtggtgcttttttttttacaaagaagaGGTTATGTTTTTGTAGTCCGCTCCATATAGTTCCTAGTCCTCTAAATTTACATAGCTTTTGCATTGTGCATTATGGTGGTTATGAAGGATAACCCCTTATATGCAATATGCTTGACTTATAGCTGTATAAAATTGGAGTCATCAACATAatactatattataatataagAGAAGGCTAGCTGGACCATATGGTCTAAAGGTGCCCATAAACTTGTACTAAAGTCATTGaaaggtatatggggggggggactcccAACTCCCcatcgacagatgatgttggcagAGAGAAGGGTcagacattatgggggagatttatcagagggtgtaaaatttaaactggtgcaaactggccacagcaaccaatcacagctcagatttaggcagtgctgaaaggaaagctgagctgtgattggttgctgtgggcagtttgcaccagtctaaattttacaccctttgataaatctccccctatgtattttttCTGCCCGACCCTTCTGCTCTTAGAGGGATAAGTTGGTGTCAAAGCAGTGTCTGGTAAGGCATTTGGGACCCTTTAAGGAAACCTTTCACCCCAGCACCTGTGGCAGAGCGTACCCAACTCCCTGGTAGAGCCCAGGATACTTACCCCGTCCTGCAAGTCCTTCTCCAGAAGCCAGTCCCGCCGCGGAGAAATCATGGCCCGGCGGTCTGCGCCCGCGATATGTAAATGAAaaaagagatgagtccgacgttcATAGGAAAAGGGATTTCTTATGGACGTCGGACTTATCTCTTGTCATTTACATAAGGTGCGCGCAGAACGTCAGGCAGCGATTTCTCCGCGGCAGGACTGGCAtctggagcgggacttgcaggatggggtaagtatcctggGCTCTACCAGGTGTTCAGGCGAGACAGCCGAgagatcctgtgttctctatggtgaGAAGTCAGAGAGCTGTGACATCAGCTTATCTCTGCCGGAACAAAGGGGTCTGTCGGTTATTATCGATCAGGCAGGACCCCTATCACCACTGGCATCATCTGTTGGTAGACGGTTGGGAgagtcccatacaccttatacggCAGGTACGGCCGACTAAAGTAAAAGGTGTTTGGGGACCTTTAGACACCACACCATGGGGGTCACTGCCATCTCTGCACCCTCTATAGCTAAACCCTTAAGAAAAGTgttatcagccaaaaaaaaaaagcagatgtgACTAACAAAAGatattcttttttactttttatgtcgTCTTCACCTATTCACATTTGGTCTTCCCTGCTGGGACGCTCTGAAGGGCGATGTCCTGGTATTTTCTGCTCCCGTCAAGGCTTAAGATTTAATGGGATCTATCTCCAGTTCTGGAGGGTGATTTTGGAGAAAAGCATTCTGTGACCTAGGTGTGACATTAGTGACCTTTGACCTCTGGAACTTAACACATCCCTTTGTGTTCCAGATCGTTGGTTGGGGCATTTCGCATACTGGTGTCTGAAAATGTCTGGGCTAATTTGATGGTATTAGCCGTGGAAGGAACTGTGAAAGCTGCGGATTATCTTTCTAAAACTGGGGGGAAAGTCCTAAACTCCTTAAACAATATAATATACTAATATATTTCTTCACTCATAGCAAAGTTTCATACACAGATACAGGTTGTGATGCAGAAGTAATGGGAAATATAATGGAAGGACTCCTGTGATAATAAttatttgctgtatatagtgccaacatattccacatcGCTGTACAAAGGTGCTCATCATTCCTAATGGAGTTCACCCAGATGGCTAGTCCAGGCATGGATGGACTTGTAATAATGTAGCCTGCTTATAGTCACCAGTACGGGGT is a genomic window of Dendropsophus ebraccatus isolate aDenEbr1 chromosome 4, aDenEbr1.pat, whole genome shotgun sequence containing:
- the PDGFB gene encoding platelet-derived growth factor subunit B isoform X2; amino-acid sequence: MNLGGLLMSIWLLHMVRAEGDPIPREMYEKITGGSVKSIEDIRRLLQIESVDEEDDVYELNRNETRSWPRGNSSHSRVIRSLDIEHAQLAQCKTRTEVFEITRSLVDPTNANFVVQPSCVEVQRCSGCCNSRNMKCVAIRKHIRHVQVKKIVIHRTMKNIVHVPVALEDHVECKCEPIHPVRSHHPVSEHRMAAVTATTPPPTTINRKEESQLRQFKRKNRKYKHLPSKKEQRHLLNT
- the PDGFB gene encoding platelet-derived growth factor subunit B isoform X1; the protein is MNLGGLLMSIWLLHMVRAEGDPIPREMYEKITGGSVKSIEDIRRLLQIESVDEEDDVYELNRNETRSWPRGNSSHSRVIRSLDIEHAQLAQCKTRTEVFEITRSLVDPTNANFVVQPSCVEVQRCSGCCNSRNMKCVAIRKHIRHVQVKKIVIHRTMKNIVHVPVALEDHVECKCEPIHPVRSHHPVSEHRMAAAVTATTPPPTTINRKEESQLRQFKRKNRKYKHLPSKKEQRHLLNT